In Aestuariibaculum lutulentum, one DNA window encodes the following:
- a CDS encoding HAD family hydrolase yields the protein MEVNYQHIKVIGFDADDTLWVNETYFREAEASFGNLLSEYETLNKLDQELFKKEIANLPLYGYGVKAFVLSMVESALEQSNYNVSQQTIEAILNIGKDMLNKPVELLDGVEEVLESLSKKYRLILATKGDLLDQERKLEKSGLTKYFHHIEVLSDKKEENYSKLLNHLDINPSEFLMVGNSLKSDVLPLVNIKAHAVHIPFHTTWAHEQVSEKETNGKNYKTISSLKDLITLLN from the coding sequence ATGGAAGTAAACTACCAGCACATAAAAGTAATTGGCTTTGATGCCGACGATACCCTTTGGGTAAACGAAACCTATTTTAGAGAGGCTGAAGCTAGTTTTGGTAACTTACTATCGGAGTATGAAACCTTGAATAAATTAGACCAGGAGCTTTTCAAAAAAGAGATTGCTAATTTACCGCTCTACGGATACGGAGTTAAAGCTTTTGTTTTGTCGATGGTTGAAAGCGCTTTAGAACAGTCCAATTATAATGTTTCTCAACAAACAATTGAAGCAATATTAAACATTGGAAAAGACATGCTTAATAAACCAGTGGAATTGCTTGATGGTGTTGAAGAGGTTTTAGAATCATTATCGAAAAAATATCGTTTAATTCTGGCAACCAAAGGTGATTTATTAGATCAGGAGCGTAAGTTAGAAAAGTCAGGACTAACGAAATATTTTCACCATATAGAGGTATTGAGTGATAAAAAGGAAGAAAATTATTCGAAACTTTTAAATCATTTAGATATTAATCCGTCCGAGTTTTTAATGGTTGGTAATTCATTAAAATCTGATGTGTTACCATTAGTAAATATTAAAGCACATGCGGTGCATATTCCGTTTCATACCACTTGGGCTCATGAACAAGTGTCTGAAAAAGAAACAAATGGCAAAAATTACAAAACCATTAGTAGTTTAAAGGATTTAATTACACTTTTAAACTAA
- a CDS encoding iron-containing alcohol dehydrogenase family protein, translated as MSYKNFPMVPRVIFGRGSFNQLNDILEPKRLNSKAPFIFLVDDVFKNNAWLTSRIPLAYGDRIIYISAAEEPKTSQVDELVEDIILTTKERPSGIVGIGGGTLLDLAKAVSIMLTNEGEAKDYQGWDLVKNEAVYHVGIPTISGTGAEVSRTTVLTGPEKKLGINSDYTPFDQVVLDSELTQDVPKEQWFYTGMDCYIHCIESLEGSYLNAFSQSYGEKAFDLCKEIFLDNNLSEVESQEKLMMASWHGGMSIAYSQVGVAHAMSYGLAYLLGTKHGIGNCIVFDHLEEFYPEGVKLFKEMKAKHNIELPQGICANLTDADFDIMIKVSLGMAPLWENALGKNWKNIMTPEKLKSLYQKM; from the coding sequence ATGAGTTATAAAAACTTTCCAATGGTACCAAGAGTTATTTTTGGTCGCGGTAGTTTCAATCAGTTAAATGATATTTTAGAACCAAAGCGTTTAAATTCAAAAGCTCCATTTATATTTTTGGTAGATGATGTATTTAAAAACAATGCCTGGTTGACTTCTAGAATCCCTTTAGCTTACGGTGATAGAATAATATATATATCTGCTGCAGAAGAACCAAAAACCTCGCAGGTTGATGAATTGGTAGAAGATATTATACTTACCACTAAAGAACGTCCCTCAGGAATTGTTGGAATAGGAGGCGGAACCTTGTTAGATTTAGCCAAAGCAGTTTCTATTATGTTAACGAACGAAGGTGAAGCTAAAGATTACCAAGGGTGGGATTTAGTTAAGAATGAAGCCGTTTATCATGTGGGGATTCCAACTATTTCAGGAACAGGAGCAGAGGTTTCAAGAACAACGGTGTTAACCGGACCTGAAAAGAAGTTAGGAATCAACTCCGATTATACGCCTTTTGATCAGGTGGTTTTAGATTCTGAGTTAACACAAGATGTTCCTAAAGAACAATGGTTTTATACAGGAATGGATTGTTATATTCATTGCATAGAATCGCTTGAAGGGTCTTATTTAAATGCCTTTAGCCAGAGTTATGGCGAGAAAGCTTTTGATTTATGTAAAGAAATATTTCTTGATAATAATCTGTCAGAAGTTGAATCTCAGGAAAAATTGATGATGGCATCCTGGCACGGTGGAATGAGTATTGCTTACTCTCAGGTGGGGGTAGCCCATGCTATGAGTTATGGTTTAGCTTATTTATTAGGAACAAAACACGGTATTGGAAATTGTATAGTTTTCGATCATTTAGAAGAGTTTTACCCTGAAGGCGTTAAATTGTTTAAAGAAATGAAAGCCAAACATAATATAGAATTACCACAGGGGATTTGTGCCAATTTAACTGATGCTGATTTCGATATTATGATTAAAGTTTCGTTAGGAATGGCACCGCTTTGGGAAAATGCCTTAGGTAAAAACTGGAAAAACATTATGACACCAGAAAAACTGAAAAGTCTATATCAAAAAATGTAG
- the kdsB gene encoding 3-deoxy-manno-octulosonate cytidylyltransferase — MKIISMIPARYSASRFPGKLMQDLGGKPVILRTYEATVGTGLFDDVFVVTDSEIIYNEIVNNGGKAIMSKKEHECGSDRIAEAVEDLDIDIVINVQGDEPFTDKESLSKLINVFKDDHDKSIDLASLMVHITEEEDIKNPNTVKVVLDHFNFALYFSRSPIPYHRDETVNVKYYKHKGVYAFRKQAILDFYRLPMLTLEASEKLEQLRYLEYGKRIKMVETDVEGVEIDTPEDLIRAQKQWK; from the coding sequence ATGAAGATAATTTCAATGATTCCGGCACGTTACAGTGCTTCTCGTTTTCCTGGAAAGCTTATGCAAGATTTAGGAGGAAAACCTGTTATTCTTAGAACTTACGAAGCCACCGTCGGTACAGGTTTGTTTGATGATGTGTTTGTGGTGACTGATAGCGAGATTATTTATAATGAAATTGTAAATAATGGAGGTAAGGCCATTATGAGTAAGAAGGAACACGAATGCGGAAGTGACAGAATCGCTGAAGCTGTTGAAGATTTGGATATTGATATCGTAATTAATGTTCAGGGAGATGAGCCGTTTACTGATAAGGAATCCTTATCAAAGTTAATTAATGTGTTTAAAGATGATCACGATAAATCTATTGATTTAGCGTCTTTAATGGTTCATATTACCGAAGAAGAGGATATAAAAAATCCAAATACAGTTAAGGTGGTTCTAGACCATTTTAATTTTGCTTTGTACTTTTCAAGAAGCCCGATTCCGTATCACAGAGACGAAACAGTTAATGTAAAGTACTATAAACATAAAGGGGTTTATGCTTTCAGAAAACAGGCAATTTTAGATTTTTACCGTTTACCAATGCTAACATTAGAAGCCTCAGAAAAACTGGAGCAACTACGCTATTTAGAATACGGAAAACGCATTAAAATGGTGGAGACCGATGTTGAAGGAGTTGAAATAGACACGCCTGAAGATTTAATACGAGCACAAAAACAATGGAAGTAA